In Bacillus sp. FJAT-45037, the following are encoded in one genomic region:
- the ctaG gene encoding cytochrome c oxidase assembly factor CtaG, which yields MEVLFENFSFRALWTPELIIILLVLAAVYLYMTSTGRVHFKKSDPVPLKKKIYFMLGLGALYIGWGSPLYVAGHIMITFHMTQMVFAYFVATPLLLLGTPTWVFTTLIDKCKQTLIGRVGKFVWSPIVALFLFNGLFSLYHVPFMFDTLMQSELLHSGYQQLLFFASVLMWWHMLAPVPSTSQLSDLRRIGYIFANGILITPACALIIFAPEPLYQTYTDPAIWASVMAYCLPAGASVPMSVFSGPDSFAFLETRMDQQLAGVLMKIMQEITYGFTIGYVFKQWLKKEKQQDGELTISDIPVMKS from the coding sequence ATGGAAGTCTTATTTGAAAACTTTAGTTTTCGTGCGTTATGGACACCAGAATTAATCATTATTCTTTTAGTCTTGGCGGCGGTTTACCTTTATATGACATCAACTGGACGTGTTCACTTTAAAAAGTCAGATCCTGTCCCTTTGAAGAAAAAGATTTATTTTATGTTAGGTCTAGGTGCGCTTTATATTGGTTGGGGAAGTCCACTGTATGTAGCGGGTCACATTATGATAACTTTCCATATGACACAGATGGTTTTTGCCTATTTTGTGGCCACACCACTGTTATTACTCGGAACACCGACATGGGTATTTACAACACTCATTGATAAATGTAAGCAGACATTGATTGGCCGTGTTGGAAAGTTTGTATGGAGTCCGATTGTGGCTTTATTCCTATTCAATGGTTTGTTTTCATTGTATCATGTCCCATTTATGTTTGACACGCTTATGCAATCTGAACTTCTGCATAGTGGGTATCAGCAGTTATTGTTCTTTGCATCCGTTTTAATGTGGTGGCATATGCTTGCACCTGTGCCGTCTACTTCTCAGTTATCCGATTTGAGACGAATTGGCTATATTTTTGCCAATGGGATCTTAATTACTCCAGCTTGTGCATTAATAATCTTTGCCCCTGAGCCACTATACCAAACGTATACTGACCCAGCGATTTGGGCTTCGGTTATGGCTTATTGCCTTCCTGCTGGTGCGAGTGTGCCAATGTCTGTTTTTAGTGGGCCTGATTCCTTTGCCTTTCTTGAAACACGAATGGATCAACAACTAGCAGGAGTACTCATGAAAATTATGCAAGAAATTACGTACGGATTTACGATTGGTTATGTATTTAAACAGTGGTTAAAAAA